The Fibrobacter sp. UWEL genome includes a region encoding these proteins:
- a CDS encoding bifunctional anthranilate synthase component II/anthranilate phosphoribosyltransferase: protein MIVLIDNYDSFTYNVYQALAKITTEEIRVLRSKECTIADIEALNPSRIIVSPGPGRPEDAGISVEAIKHFAGKLPILGVCLGHQAIGYAFGAKIVGAKFIKHGIVEDINTDGKGLFRTIGKKNPFTRYHSLVIDEATLPPEFEVTARADDGDIMGIRHKTMDIEGVQFHPESIASGKEAEFFKAFLNYRREPLNVRGILNTLMEGKDLSRETAELFMDDLTDGIMDERQMAAILTALSCKGPVSDEIAGCAAVLSKKKRKFPLAGDELTDIVGTGGDGKGSFNVSSMSGLIAATCGCKIAKHGNRAVSSKSGAANFYTAAGFKLDMTPEKAAEVLEKTGFVFLMAPVYHSAMRFAGPVRACLGIKTIMNLIGPLTNPAEAKYLCLGVYSEAVLEPFTKAAKALGAKRVMVALSDDGYDEISPCVPTTIAEILEDGVYKTYRIDPKDFGVPAVDEDDLAGGTGEENFQLGLDLLNGKGRPGIKYACALNAGAALYISKKAATIKEGYDMAMKAIEDGSVLKTIEAVKVASNS, encoded by the coding sequence ATGATCGTACTCATCGACAACTACGACTCTTTTACTTATAACGTTTACCAGGCTCTGGCAAAGATCACCACCGAAGAAATTCGCGTGCTCCGCAGCAAGGAATGCACCATTGCCGATATCGAAGCTTTGAACCCCAGCCGCATCATTGTGAGCCCGGGTCCGGGCCGTCCCGAAGACGCAGGCATTTCCGTTGAAGCCATCAAGCACTTCGCAGGCAAGCTCCCCATTCTGGGTGTGTGCCTCGGCCATCAGGCCATCGGGTACGCTTTCGGCGCAAAGATCGTTGGCGCAAAGTTCATTAAGCACGGTATTGTTGAAGACATCAACACCGACGGCAAGGGCCTGTTCCGCACCATCGGCAAGAAGAATCCCTTCACCCGTTACCACAGCCTGGTCATCGACGAAGCTACTCTCCCGCCGGAATTCGAAGTGACCGCCCGCGCCGACGACGGCGACATCATGGGCATCCGTCACAAGACCATGGATATCGAAGGCGTCCAGTTCCATCCGGAATCCATCGCCAGCGGCAAGGAAGCTGAATTCTTCAAGGCATTCCTCAACTACCGTCGTGAACCGCTGAACGTCCGCGGCATCTTGAACACCCTCATGGAAGGCAAGGACCTTTCCCGCGAAACTGCAGAACTGTTCATGGACGACCTGACCGACGGCATCATGGACGAACGCCAGATGGCAGCAATCCTTACTGCACTTTCCTGCAAGGGCCCCGTCTCCGACGAAATCGCCGGCTGCGCCGCAGTACTGAGCAAGAAGAAGAGAAAGTTCCCCTTGGCTGGTGATGAACTCACCGACATCGTGGGTACCGGTGGCGACGGCAAGGGCAGCTTCAATGTGAGCTCCATGTCTGGCCTTATCGCAGCAACTTGCGGCTGTAAGATTGCAAAGCACGGCAACCGTGCAGTCTCCAGTAAGTCCGGTGCAGCAAACTTCTACACCGCTGCAGGCTTCAAGCTGGACATGACTCCGGAAAAGGCAGCCGAAGTTCTGGAAAAGACCGGCTTCGTATTCCTCATGGCTCCCGTGTACCACAGCGCTATGCGTTTCGCAGGCCCCGTCCGCGCATGCCTTGGCATCAAGACTATCATGAACCTGATTGGACCTCTCACCAACCCCGCAGAAGCCAAGTACCTCTGCCTGGGCGTGTACAGCGAAGCTGTGCTGGAACCTTTCACCAAGGCTGCTAAGGCTCTTGGCGCAAAGCGTGTGATGGTGGCATTGAGCGACGACGGCTACGATGAAATTTCTCCCTGCGTTCCCACCACCATCGCAGAAATCCTGGAAGATGGCGTGTACAAGACTTACCGCATCGACCCCAAGGACTTCGGCGTTCCCGCTGTGGACGAAGACGACTTGGCCGGTGGCACTGGCGAAGAAAACTTCCAGCTGGGCTTGGACTTGCTCAACGGCAAGGGCCGCCCGGGCATCAAGTATGCTTGCGCCTTGAACGCTGGCGCCGCCCTCTACATCAGCAAGAAGGCCGCCACCATCAAGGAAGGCTACGACATGGCCATGAAGGCTATCGAAGACGGCTCCGTACTGAAGACCATCGAAGCTGTGAAGGTTGCTAGTAATTCCTAA
- a CDS encoding anthranilate synthase component I family protein — protein sequence MTEPRTDSIYVALPAERYTPFSLGKKLGAKAIFESASFAHGKSRYSTLMVDEGFRLRQNEKDVSIVIDGKESVFLKEGEGDILDALMKISAENTVPPNQIPIPSSGVGYLGYEFCARCDTIHLAPQVDELNIPEAEFMVGHIYIVFDHYTEKLHLFALNYEEHQIDLPAAIENVKKRLSDMDFSYLAPEQEVAKGVTITDLSKSKEEYTHKVNELQKHIVAGNIVQAVPSRRIQFESDIEALDIYRRLRSVNPSPYMFYLDYGTHQFIGASPESLVRVREGIATIHPIAGTRRRGKNDLEDEELMKELKADPKERAEHLMLVDLARNDLGRVCSAGTVNTVKYMECEKYSHVIHLVSDVQGKVSPLKKSIEVLRSSFPAGTVSGAPKISAIEILSGLESIKRRFYAGAVGYIESDGDLDFCISIRCCLKQGKKISLQAGGGIVAASNAEREFEETNEKLGAVRAVLEGTK from the coding sequence ATGACTGAACCTCGTACCGACAGCATTTACGTCGCCCTCCCGGCAGAACGCTATACCCCGTTCTCCCTGGGCAAGAAATTGGGCGCAAAGGCAATCTTTGAATCCGCCAGCTTCGCCCACGGCAAGAGCCGCTACTCCACCCTGATGGTGGACGAAGGCTTCCGTCTCCGTCAGAACGAAAAGGACGTTTCCATCGTTATCGACGGCAAGGAAAGCGTCTTTCTCAAGGAAGGCGAAGGCGACATTCTCGACGCCCTCATGAAGATTTCCGCAGAAAACACCGTTCCCCCTAACCAGATTCCTATTCCCTCTTCTGGCGTAGGCTACCTGGGCTACGAATTCTGCGCACGCTGCGATACGATTCACCTGGCCCCCCAGGTTGATGAGCTGAACATTCCCGAAGCCGAATTCATGGTGGGTCACATCTACATCGTGTTCGACCACTACACCGAAAAGCTTCACCTGTTCGCACTGAACTACGAAGAACACCAGATCGACCTTCCTGCCGCTATTGAGAACGTGAAGAAGCGTCTTTCTGACATGGACTTCAGCTACCTGGCTCCGGAACAGGAAGTGGCCAAGGGCGTTACCATTACCGATCTTTCCAAGTCCAAGGAAGAATACACTCACAAGGTTAACGAACTGCAGAAGCACATCGTGGCCGGTAACATTGTTCAGGCAGTGCCTTCTCGCCGCATCCAGTTCGAAAGCGACATCGAGGCTCTGGACATCTACCGTCGCCTCCGTTCTGTGAACCCGTCCCCGTACATGTTCTACCTGGATTACGGTACCCACCAGTTCATTGGCGCATCTCCCGAAAGCCTGGTCCGCGTTCGCGAAGGTATCGCAACCATCCACCCCATCGCAGGTACTCGCCGCCGTGGCAAGAACGACCTGGAAGATGAAGAATTGATGAAGGAACTGAAGGCCGACCCCAAGGAACGCGCAGAACACCTGATGCTGGTGGACTTGGCACGTAACGACTTGGGCCGCGTCTGCTCCGCCGGCACCGTGAACACCGTGAAGTACATGGAATGCGAAAAGTACAGCCATGTGATCCACCTGGTTTCCGACGTTCAGGGCAAGGTCAGCCCCCTCAAGAAGTCTATTGAAGTACTCCGCTCCAGCTTCCCTGCTGGTACCGTTAGCGGCGCCCCCAAGATCAGCGCAATCGAAATTCTCTCCGGTCTCGAAAGCATCAAGCGTCGTTTCTACGCCGGTGCTGTGGGCTACATTGAATCCGATGGCGACCTGGACTTCTGCATTTCTATCCGCTGCTGTTTGAAGCAGGGCAAGAAGATCAGCCTGCAGGCCGGTGGCGGTATCGTGGCCGCTTCCAACGCAGAACGTGAATTCGAAGAAACTAACGAAAAGCTGGGTGCTGTCCGCGCAGTCCTGGAGGGAACCAAATAA